From Geomonas agri, one genomic window encodes:
- a CDS encoding monovalent cation:proton antiporter family protein, whose translation MDFHGLRDIVVLFGLALFTVVVLRRFKFPSIIGFLITGVLAGPYALGFIRNTRQVEQMAEYGVVLLLFTIGIELSLKELMRIRHMVLLGGGLQLVLTIAAVAGLGAVGGFPLSQAVFFGFLVALSSTAILMKLMMDSGEMDTPQGKASLGILIFQDLCIVPLMLFTPFLAGGGRGLADIAVVSAKAGAVIIGAHYGARFAVPWLFEQVVKTRSRELFVLSIIFVGMGTAWITAQVGLSLALGAFIAGLAISESEYSHQALSDIMPFREAFMSLFFISVGMLLKPAILFKFPLLLLGLVLSIIVVKALLASAAGIALGLPMRIALIAGLSLAQIGEFSFVLSSSGLKYGLLTPETYQLFLGASIATMALTPLCMKLAGPVADFLTATLPHSWTRGRSSLTQNGDKAGYRDHVIIVGYGVNGKNLARTLKNLEIPRVIVETNPFTVRGLRRDGEEIIFGDASKPEILEHAGIHDARIVVVAISDAAASRRIAAQARSMNASIHVIVRTRYLLEMEPLFRLGVNEVIPEEFETSVEILFRVLKRFLIPQDVIEDCIAEVRRDGYDMLRSVSKRHSHAVGIAGFLSGAEIGSFRVRRNAPIEGERLRGGMLRSQSGATVVAVKRGDDIAANPDPVWEFLEGDIVLLLGTPDQMRAAAKLFEPA comes from the coding sequence ATGGATTTTCACGGTTTACGCGACATCGTCGTGCTCTTCGGTCTAGCCCTGTTTACCGTGGTAGTACTGCGCAGGTTCAAATTCCCCTCCATCATCGGCTTCCTGATTACCGGCGTGCTGGCCGGCCCTTACGCCCTTGGCTTCATCAGGAACACCCGCCAGGTCGAGCAGATGGCGGAGTACGGCGTGGTGCTCCTGCTGTTCACCATCGGCATCGAGTTGTCCCTGAAGGAATTGATGCGCATCCGCCACATGGTGTTGCTTGGTGGCGGTCTGCAGCTTGTGCTGACCATTGCCGCCGTTGCCGGGTTGGGCGCCGTGGGGGGATTCCCGCTGTCCCAGGCCGTCTTCTTCGGCTTCCTGGTGGCGCTCTCCTCGACTGCGATCCTGATGAAGCTGATGATGGACTCCGGCGAAATGGACACGCCCCAAGGCAAGGCCTCGCTCGGCATACTCATCTTCCAGGATCTCTGCATCGTCCCCCTGATGCTGTTCACCCCATTCCTGGCCGGCGGCGGCAGAGGGCTCGCCGACATCGCCGTCGTCTCGGCCAAGGCAGGAGCCGTCATCATCGGCGCCCACTACGGCGCCCGCTTCGCGGTGCCGTGGCTCTTCGAACAGGTGGTGAAGACCAGGAGCCGCGAGCTTTTCGTGCTCTCCATCATCTTCGTCGGCATGGGGACCGCGTGGATTACGGCGCAGGTGGGGCTCTCGCTGGCCCTCGGGGCTTTCATCGCCGGGCTTGCCATCTCGGAATCGGAGTACAGCCACCAGGCGCTCAGTGACATAATGCCTTTCCGCGAGGCCTTCATGAGCCTCTTTTTCATCTCGGTCGGCATGCTGTTAAAGCCCGCCATCCTGTTCAAGTTCCCGCTGCTCCTGCTCGGCCTGGTGCTTTCCATAATCGTGGTCAAGGCGCTGCTCGCCTCGGCGGCCGGCATCGCCCTCGGACTCCCCATGCGCATCGCCCTCATCGCTGGGCTGTCCCTGGCCCAGATCGGCGAGTTCTCCTTCGTCCTGTCCAGCAGCGGGCTCAAGTACGGCCTGCTCACCCCGGAGACTTACCAGCTCTTCCTGGGTGCCTCCATTGCCACCATGGCGCTCACGCCGCTCTGCATGAAGCTGGCCGGGCCGGTGGCTGACTTCCTGACTGCCACGCTGCCGCACTCCTGGACTCGCGGCCGGAGTAGCCTCACGCAAAACGGCGACAAGGCCGGCTACCGGGACCACGTCATCATCGTCGGCTACGGTGTCAACGGCAAGAACTTGGCGCGTACCTTGAAGAACCTGGAGATCCCGCGCGTCATCGTCGAGACCAACCCCTTCACGGTGCGCGGCCTGAGAAGGGACGGGGAGGAGATCATTTTCGGCGACGCCTCAAAGCCGGAGATCCTGGAGCACGCCGGCATCCACGACGCTCGTATCGTGGTGGTGGCCATCTCCGACGCCGCGGCCAGCCGGCGCATCGCGGCGCAGGCCCGGTCCATGAACGCGTCCATTCACGTCATCGTGCGCACCAGGTACCTGCTGGAGATGGAGCCGTTGTTCCGGCTGGGGGTGAACGAGGTCATTCCCGAGGAGTTCGAGACCTCGGTGGAGATCCTGTTTCGCGTGTTGAAGCGTTTCCTGATCCCGCAGGACGTGATCGAGGACTGCATCGCGGAGGTCAGGCGCGACGGCTACGACATGCTGCGCAGCGTGAGCAAGCGCCACAGCCATGCCGTCGGCATCGCGGGCTTTCTTTCCGGCGCCGAGATCGGCAGTTTCCGGGTGCGCAGGAACGC